The following are encoded in a window of Sminthopsis crassicaudata isolate SCR6 chromosome 5, ASM4859323v1, whole genome shotgun sequence genomic DNA:
- the PICK1 gene encoding PRKCA-binding protein isoform X1, whose product MNWSIGLRGQPVPNFGIMFADMDYDIEEDKLGIPTVPGTVTLQKDSQNLIGISIGGGALYCPCLYIVQVFDNTPAAIDGTVAAGDEITGVNGKSVKGKTKVEVAKMIQVVKGEVTIHYNKLQADPKQGRSLDIVLKKVKHRLVENMSSGTADALGLSRAILCNDGLVKRLEELERTAELYKGMTEHTKSLLRAFFDLSQTHRAFGDVFSVIGVREPQPAASEAFVKFAEAHRSIEKFGIRLLKTIKPMLTDLNTYLNKAIPDTRLTIKKYLDVKFEYLSYCLKVKEMDDEEYSCIALGEPLYRVSTGNYEYRLILRCRQEARTRFAKMRKDVLEKIELLDQKHVQDIVFQLQRFVSTMSKYYDDCYAALRDADVFPIEVDLARTTLAYGQKDLYTEEEEDEGAAAPGEARGPRDSQEENGEKLIDMPE is encoded by the exons aTG AACTGGTCCATCGGCCTCCGGGGCCAGCCTGTCCCAAACTTCGGGATCATGTTTGCCGACATGGATTATGACATCGAGGAGGATAAGCT TGGCATCCCCACAGTGCCCGGGACCGTGACGCTGCAGAAGGATTCCCAGAACCTGATCGGGATCAGCATTGGGGGAGGGGCTCTGTACTGCCCCTGCCTCTACATCGTCCAG GTCTTCGACAACACCCCTGCAGCCATCGACGGCACTGTCGCGGCCGGCGATGAGATCACTGGGGTCAATGGGAAATCGGTCAAGGGGAAGACCAAGGTGGAGGTGGCCAAGATGATCCAGGTGGTGAAG GGAGAAGTGACGATTCACTACAACAAGCTCCAAGCTGACCCCAAGCAGGGCAGGTCCCTGGACATTG TTTTGAAGAAGGTGAAACATCGGCTGGTGGAGAACATGAGCTCGGGGACGGCGGACGCGCTGGGCCTGAGCCGGGCCATCCTGTGCAACG ATGGGCTGGTGAAGAGGCTGGAAGAGCTGGAGCGGACGGCCGAGCTGTACAAAG GTATGACCGAACACACCAAGAGCCTGCTGCGAGCCTTCTTCGACTTGTCGCAGACGCACCGAG CCTTCGGAGACGTCTTTTCGGTGATCGGCGTCCGCGAGCCTCAGCCGGCGGCCAGCGAGGCCTTCGTGAAGTTTGCCGAAGCTCACCGCAGCATCGAGAAGTTCGGGATCCGCCTCCTGAAAACCATCAAGCCC ATGCTGACGGACCTGAACACGTATCTCAACAAAGCCATCCCCGACACCCGCCTCACCATTAAGAAATACCTGGACGTGAAGTTTGAGTACCTG TCATACTGCCTGAAGGTGAAGGAGATGGACGACGAGGAATACAGCTGCATC GCCCTGGGGGAGCCCCTGTACCGCGTGAGCACCGGCAACTACGAGTACCGCCTGATTCTGCGGTGCCGCCAGGAGGCCCGGACGCGGTTCGCCAAGATGAGGAAGGACGTGCTGGAGAAGATCGAGCTGTTGGACCAGAAACACG TCCAGGACATCGTGTTCCAGCTCCAGCGTTTCGTGTCCACCATGTCCAAGTACTACGACGATTGCTACGCGGCTTTGCGGGACGCCGACGTCTTCCCCATCGAGGTGGACCTGGCCCGGACCACCCTGGCCTACGGCCAGAAGGACCTCTAcacggaggaggaggaggacgaggggGCGGCCGCCCCGGGAGAGGCCCGGGGGCCCCGAGACTCCCAGGAGGAGAACGGCGAGAAGCTCATAGACATGCCCGAGTGA
- the PICK1 gene encoding PRKCA-binding protein isoform X2: MFADMDYDIEEDKLGIPTVPGTVTLQKDSQNLIGISIGGGALYCPCLYIVQVFDNTPAAIDGTVAAGDEITGVNGKSVKGKTKVEVAKMIQVVKGEVTIHYNKLQADPKQGRSLDIVLKKVKHRLVENMSSGTADALGLSRAILCNDGLVKRLEELERTAELYKGMTEHTKSLLRAFFDLSQTHRAFGDVFSVIGVREPQPAASEAFVKFAEAHRSIEKFGIRLLKTIKPMLTDLNTYLNKAIPDTRLTIKKYLDVKFEYLSYCLKVKEMDDEEYSCIALGEPLYRVSTGNYEYRLILRCRQEARTRFAKMRKDVLEKIELLDQKHVQDIVFQLQRFVSTMSKYYDDCYAALRDADVFPIEVDLARTTLAYGQKDLYTEEEEDEGAAAPGEARGPRDSQEENGEKLIDMPE; this comes from the exons ATGTTTGCCGACATGGATTATGACATCGAGGAGGATAAGCT TGGCATCCCCACAGTGCCCGGGACCGTGACGCTGCAGAAGGATTCCCAGAACCTGATCGGGATCAGCATTGGGGGAGGGGCTCTGTACTGCCCCTGCCTCTACATCGTCCAG GTCTTCGACAACACCCCTGCAGCCATCGACGGCACTGTCGCGGCCGGCGATGAGATCACTGGGGTCAATGGGAAATCGGTCAAGGGGAAGACCAAGGTGGAGGTGGCCAAGATGATCCAGGTGGTGAAG GGAGAAGTGACGATTCACTACAACAAGCTCCAAGCTGACCCCAAGCAGGGCAGGTCCCTGGACATTG TTTTGAAGAAGGTGAAACATCGGCTGGTGGAGAACATGAGCTCGGGGACGGCGGACGCGCTGGGCCTGAGCCGGGCCATCCTGTGCAACG ATGGGCTGGTGAAGAGGCTGGAAGAGCTGGAGCGGACGGCCGAGCTGTACAAAG GTATGACCGAACACACCAAGAGCCTGCTGCGAGCCTTCTTCGACTTGTCGCAGACGCACCGAG CCTTCGGAGACGTCTTTTCGGTGATCGGCGTCCGCGAGCCTCAGCCGGCGGCCAGCGAGGCCTTCGTGAAGTTTGCCGAAGCTCACCGCAGCATCGAGAAGTTCGGGATCCGCCTCCTGAAAACCATCAAGCCC ATGCTGACGGACCTGAACACGTATCTCAACAAAGCCATCCCCGACACCCGCCTCACCATTAAGAAATACCTGGACGTGAAGTTTGAGTACCTG TCATACTGCCTGAAGGTGAAGGAGATGGACGACGAGGAATACAGCTGCATC GCCCTGGGGGAGCCCCTGTACCGCGTGAGCACCGGCAACTACGAGTACCGCCTGATTCTGCGGTGCCGCCAGGAGGCCCGGACGCGGTTCGCCAAGATGAGGAAGGACGTGCTGGAGAAGATCGAGCTGTTGGACCAGAAACACG TCCAGGACATCGTGTTCCAGCTCCAGCGTTTCGTGTCCACCATGTCCAAGTACTACGACGATTGCTACGCGGCTTTGCGGGACGCCGACGTCTTCCCCATCGAGGTGGACCTGGCCCGGACCACCCTGGCCTACGGCCAGAAGGACCTCTAcacggaggaggaggaggacgaggggGCGGCCGCCCCGGGAGAGGCCCGGGGGCCCCGAGACTCCCAGGAGGAGAACGGCGAGAAGCTCATAGACATGCCCGAGTGA